The Plasmodium malariae genome assembly, contig: PmUG01_00_36, whole genome shotgun sequence region tattattttaatttcttgcTTATTCATTATCTTTTATATGCTTGTttcaaaagaaattttaaaataagtaataatatatttacattaacaaataataaattatattgcaagtaatatttttaaagagtTCTGTGATTTCATTTATtgattaatatttaaaaatatattataagctaataattaattttgtcattctaaataataaatgaatactTAATAATAGTCTTAAAACgatattttcatattcttaacaaatgcagaaaaaaaaaataaaaatagaaacaaaattaaaaaaaaactttttgatttatttattagaagatatatatgaataaatacaaaaaagcaGTTATCAAAATTCAATAatgttgtattatttaatttaatatattattgaatTTACGTTAAATTtagtgttattatttttcattacatagttataattcattttacgTTTTTTTAGACATATAATACGAATGACGTTCTCATAAGTAtattctaataatttttcatatatttcataagCATTCAACAATTtattcaataaataatatacctTAACTTATTCTTCATTAATTAACATTTAGTCCAAATGAAATCAATCTTATTCAAAAGTGGTAATAGAGAAGTAcagaatatacatatatatgtatatatatgataatgcatactatttaaaattattttatggcataatatatagcataacttattaaatttttggtagattatttgcatatattattaaatggaTTAAGTGCattataatgttatttaCCATTCTCAAAAACAGAAACaatatagtataatttatatattattatttcccatttctatatataaggtaataaaaataaaaaaacgttaacaatataattacaatGTAGTGCCCAATATGggaaaaatgataaatttaaCATAATAACAAACATACTATAAGTGTTAATAATTATCTGGTTTatagattatttattttccaaaaaaactTGAACAAAAAGAATTGTTTACCTTAATACAacagtatttatataatttttttgctttaaaaaaaaaaaaaagagccaaaaaaaaagaaataaattgaTTAATgatacttttatataataaattttaatttatttttcatttaatttatatgtaatttcttttttgtaagtTATTGGGATTCCTTTAATGAAggttatataaattttatacacGAAAATATACCTTACTCTCATTTAATTTCAAAACATGTATaggatatatattaagtttttttatatttatttaacgtAAAACAAGATAGAACTCTCagagaataaataataataaatttatttactttatatttctaatatagATTACTACGTAGctcataaatatgtaattccTTTTAATAcatcttaatttttaaaatacgcTATTGATACAAAATGTACACGGTTAAATTTCtttaacattttcattttcaacGAACTAGAGCATCGATATAGGGTCATTATGGAAAATTGTATACCTAAggtaatattcattttttttttaaactattaAATTCacacataaattatttatttatgataaaatatgttaCAGTGCAATTAACGTAATACTTAATACTTaggtaatttttaataattcttttaaattcaGAATTTCGCTATTTCTGGATCGGCAGGATATTTGCTAACCCTCAGAGAACCATTTAGGACTATTAGAGCTCacatacaaaataaaactaatttcttaaaaacggtgaagaacaaaaatttatttagaaATGAATGCAAACTATTAGCTGATTATCTAATTAAGAATATGTCTCCTCCTCATGGTACAAGCCAAATTATGTGGGAATCCTTATTAAAGTTTTGGTTAAATCAGTACTTTAAggatttaacaaaatatggTGGATGCCCtatgattttaaaaaaagaacataaagaacttttagaattaaaatataaagaagagGATTTctgtaaaaaaagaagtagcGATTTGAATGTAATAAAgagcataaaaaaaagaagctcAGGTAAATGTGAAAATACATGTTTAGAAAAATGCAAAGAATATAATGTGTggataagaaaaatgaaagatgaatttgaaacaaaaaaaagccTCTTTATAAGTTGTTACAAAGTAGAACCAGCAAAAAAGACCAAAAAACTAACTAAAGAATCGACatgtaatataatgaatCAAGAAACATTTAAAGAACTTTCTGAATGTACAACCTCGAATTCAGCAGAAACTACTGAAGGATTACTTGAATATAAAAGATTACAAAATGGAACTGAAGGTACAGATCAAAATATTCCCAAACCTCAAAATCAAAATATAGATGTGCCCATTGCACCCAAAGCACAAACTGAACTTGAACTACAAATTCCATCACAACCTCCATCAAAACTTATTAAAATTGAAGCTTCAGAAATTCAGCATTTAACTAAAGAAACTGAGGATTCACAATCTTTAACAGGTGCATCATTAGAAAAAGCTAAAATTTCTGAAGATGTACATGCAGCATCAGAAGTTACTAATGAATTACTCTCTCCAACTGTTCAAGACATACAATTATCTCCTGATCCTGCGAATACACAGCCAACTGATAAAGCATCGACACATACCTTAGCACGTAGTCCTCCTCAAATACCCCATACTACAGGTATCACTAATTCTACTTATATTTCTACATTTGAAATAACTAtactaaataatacatacatatatatgtataaaatacaattataGGTACGACATTAAATCCAAGTGATAAATATACATCATCTATTTTAATAAGCTtggtaattattattttattttctctttttattaaagtaatataataataaaagattaaaaatatgaaaatcatttatttattgtaatagcttattttataaaaatgttttactTATACTATAGTTTGCTTTAACTggaatgtttaaaaaaaaaaaaaagataagtaGAAGACATGTGAAATTTCTGAGATTGCTTGTACCTTCATTTTGTAAcaagaaaagtaaaatttttacggATGATCCTTTAGAACACACAATATACGATGatgaagaaattataaaaaaaataaaaataaatgaacttacaaaaaatgtaaatttatcaAAGCGAACAAGAGACAGATCCAAAATCATTGTAGAAGTACATATGGAAGTACTCGAAGAATTCAGAAATAAAGAATGGGAAAACATCCAAGAcgaatttttagaaatatgcATAGATGAGTTCACAAAAGAGGATAATATAACCTTTCCTAATTTAATTGATGATGAtctaataatagaaaatattaaatgtatcagtgatattaaaaaacaaaatattctaTGGAATAAATGGATACAAAGACATAGAAATCTTTCTCAAAATCTTAAAAAAGACGATTggtttaataatttgaagGATGAATGGAAAAGAGAAGTATCTTACATACAAGAAatggaagaaataaaaaagaaatcttcaaatgaaaatcaaaaagtttcatttttagaaagagaaaaagatatatggaGACAGTGGATATCAAAAAAGGGTATGATTCTACAACAACATCTTGATCTGTACTGGAATAATGGATTAGCAGAGGAGTTTCGGAATATCTCAGATGAATGGGTAAATGAGGAtactaaaaattatgtatcaCTATTAAATGTACAAGAACTGCAGCacaaagaaaattatgaagaattatgtaaatatataaaaaaaaaattattaacaaagtTTTGTATTCTCGTGCTTATAACAGTATtagaagaatataaaaatgaggTAAACCTTGAAAATAGGGAATCATATTTGGATAGATCCATAAATGAATGGAAAGGAGAAGGATATTCAAGTAAAAAGCAAGAAATtacagaaaatataattgaatataataaaaattatatagaaaataaaagaaatgagGAATTTGATGCTCATATACGGAAAGATAGTTTCAGAAATGAGATAGAAGATTGGATAAGAGAAGATGACTTATATGCAAATTCTATAGTTAGTGATAGAACAATAGACAAATAGGATGAAATAGCAGAAAAACAGTTTCTATAAATTCATAGGTATACttccataatatatttagatgatatttaagaaaaaaggctattaatgaaaaatattatttaaattttttaaagtctctaggaaataatgaaaatgaatgtaaagtaataagtaataaaaaggaaaaaaaaaatcatgaAACATGAAGTTTGAAATTGa contains the following coding sequences:
- the PmUG01_00061900 gene encoding STP1 protein, with the translated sequence MENCIPKNFAISGSAGYLLTLREPFRTIRAHIQNKTNFLKTVKNKNLFRNECKLLADYLIKNMSPPHGTSQIMWESLLKFWLNQYFKDLTKYGGCPMILKKEHKELLELKYKEEDFCKKRSSDLNVIKSIKKRSSGKCENTCLEKCKEYNVWIRKMKDEFETKKSLFISCYKVEPAKKTKKLTKESTCNIMNQETFKELSECTTSNSAETTEGLLEYKRLQNGTEGTDQNIPKPQNQNIDVPIAPKAQTELELQIPSQPPSKLIKIEASEIQHLTKETEDSQSLTGASLEKAKISEDVHAASEVTNELLSPTVQDIQLSPDPANTQPTDKASTHTLARSPPQIPHTTGTTLNPSDKYTSSILISLVIIILFSLFIKFALTGMFKKKKKISRRHVKFLRLLVPSFCNKKSKIFTDDPLEHTIYDDEEIIKKIKINELTKNVNLSKRTRDRSKIIVEVHMEVLEEFRNKEWENIQDEFLEICIDEFTKEDNITFPNLIDDDLIIENIKCISDIKKQNILWNKWIQRHRNLSQNLKKDDWFNNLKDEWKREVSYIQEMEEIKKKSSNENQKVSFLEREKDIWRQWISKKGMILQQHLDLYWNNGLAEEFRNISDEWVNEDTKNYVSLLNVQELQHKENYEELCKYIKKKLLTKFCILVLITVLEEYKNEVNLENRESYLDRSINEWKGEGYSSKKQEITENIIEYNKNYIENKRNEEFDAHIRKDSFRNEIEDWIREDDLYANSIVSDRTIDK